One segment of Carya illinoinensis cultivar Pawnee chromosome 1, C.illinoinensisPawnee_v1, whole genome shotgun sequence DNA contains the following:
- the LOC122302860 gene encoding probable galacturonosyltransferase-like 4: MAFWIRSSYLPLFLGLLSILLLLLQYPITSTASTATAVRLGVVRRPTGSLPIFHEAPAFRNGRECGSGHNNLIHVAMTLDANYLRGTMAAILSMLQHSACPENLSFHFLSAHFADTDLFSSIKSTFPYLNFKIYRFDSSRVHGKISRSIRQALDQPLNYARIYLADIIPVDVGRVIYLDSDLVVVDDISKLWAVDMENKVVAAPQYCRANFAQYFTEMFWLDPDLSKTFQGRNPCYFNTGVMVMDVDKWREGRYTEKVEEWMAVQKKKRIYHLGSLPPFLLVLAGNIKPVDHRWNQHGLGGDNFEGKCRGLHPGPISLLHWSGKGKPWLRLDSRKPCAIDYLWAPYDLYRSSRQWLEG, from the coding sequence ATGGCCTTTTGGATCAGATCCTCTTATCTCCCTCTATTCCTTGGCCTCCTGTccatcctcctcctcctcctccagtACCCCATCACCTCCACCGCCAGTACTGCCACAGCTGTCCGCCTCGGCGTCGTTCGCCGGCCCACTGGCTCCCTCCCCATCTTCCATGAAGCCCCCGCCTTTCGAAACGGGCGTGAATGTGGGTCTGGACACAACAACCTTATCCATGTAGCCATGACCCTTGACGCAAACTACCTCCGGGGCACCATGGCTGCGATTCTGTCAATGTTACAACACTCCGCATGCCCTGAGAACCTCTCCTTCCACTTCCTTTCTGCACACTTTGCCGATACCGACCTCTTTTCAAGCATAAAATCCACCTTCCCTTACCTCAACTTCAAGATTTACCGCTTCGACTCGAGCCGTGTTCATGGGAAGATTTCTAGGTCCATCCGACAAGCTCTTGATCAGCCTCTTAACTATGCAAGAATCTACCTTGCAGACATCATCCCGGTCGATGTTGGGCGGGTTATTTATCTTGATTCCGACCTTGTTGTCGTGGACGATATCTCAAAGCTATGGGCTGTGGACATGGAAAACAAGGTTGTGGCTGCACCCCAATACTGCCGTGCAAATTTCGCACAGTATTTCACCGAGATGTTTTGGTTGGATCCTGATTTGTCGAAAACATTCCAAGGAAGAAATCCATGCTATTTTAACACAGGAGTGATGGTGATGGACGTGGATAAATGGAGAGAAGGAAGGTATACAGAGAAGGTTGAAGAGTGGATGGCGgtgcagaagaagaagaggatatACCATTTGGGgtctttgccaccattcttgCTTGTTTTAGCTGGGAACATCAAGCCAGTCGACCACAGATGGAACCAGCATGGTTTGGGTGGTGATAATTTCGAAGGGAAATGTAGGGGGCTTCATCCTGGCCCCATTAGCCTTCTCCATTGGAGTGGGAAAGGGAAGCCATGGTTGAGGTTAGATTCTAGGAAGCCATGCGCCATAGATTATCTCTGGGCTCCATACGACCTCTACCGTTCTTCGAGACAATGGTTAGAAGGATGA